The sequence below is a genomic window from Leptolyngbya sp. NIES-3755.
TGCAATTGATCCGCGCTAGAATTTTGAGGTGCGAGTTGCGGCTGTTTGCCATGTTGCTGAATGACCTCTAATCGCTGATTAGTGGACTCTCCAGCCGTTCCAGCAGGAGGAACAGGTTCCTTGGCAGAGGCAACGGAACTGAGCGATACGATCGTTAGAGTCACCACAGTACCCACCATGATTGTTTTCATGATTAGAAAGCTCCTAAACAATGAGTGTCCTAGATTGAAGTAAGAAGATAGATTGAAAGGCGTTGTAAGCTTTTTGCGATTTACGCTTCATGCCTCGACTGATTCAGTATCAGTTCAATCACGATCTCCATTTCCTACAGTGCCACGCGAAAATGAAACTAGCATGAAACTTTCCATCTCATCCATCGAAATTGCTCAAAAGAAATCTTCTCCAATTCAACAGATTCAAAAGTGTATCGAGCGAAAGCGAACTCATCTCTTATTCTTAATCAACCCTGTAGCCTGAAGTTCAAAAGCAGCTTAAGTCAAAAATTGCTCAATCCCACGCGCGATCGCTTGGGCAGACTTCTGAATCCATTCATCCACTTGATTCGTTGGAGTCGCATCTAGAAAGAATGATTCGACTAGCACTGCGGGAACAGGCAAGGGAACGGCTCTTAGAACTGCAAGCCCCTGCCGTTTTACACCGCGATTTGGAATGTCCAGCGATCGATCAAGCTCTTGGCTAATAGCAGTTGCAAACCTGAGATCAGCATCTGTACCATTGCGATCGATCAGAACTTCATGCCCCTGCACAGTTTGATTAAAAGAGTTGAGATGCACAGAGACAAAGCAATCTGCACCTGCTCCAAGCGCGCCAATTTGATCTAAAGAAAGATTGCGTGTGTTTTCGACGATCGTCACACTCGCTCCTCTTGCTTGTAAAATCCCTTGAATTAACCGAGCCTGCTTTAACGTCTCTCCAGCTTCTGTACGTCCGCCACTGATTGCACCTTTATCTCCATCCTCACCGTGTCCTGGGTCGAGAACAACTTTCTTACCTGTTAAGGGTCGAGTCGTAGGCGTACTCGGAGAACCGCCTGAAATGGAGCAGGCAGGGGGTTCTATATCTTCGATGACCATTGCACCAGGCGCATCATTCCCCGTGAACCACTTTGTTGGAATTCTGACTTGGTTTCGCTTCTCTCCAGTCAAATTCACTTTATCAACGTAGCAAGCATCGCCGCTTTTCATTAGATAAAGAGCCGTTTTTGTCAGCCGCAACCACGCCATAAACCGAATCCTTTATTTTCAAACGAAACTTCGCCAACCCATTGTACTGACCCCTGAAAATTTGAATCACAAACAGTTAACTTTTTTGTCAAATTGGTTCTGAAAAATGGCGCTACGGAGCATGATGTAGCGCCGACAACTTACTTTCTACTACCCAGACTGACACACAACTATGAAAATGGTATGAGATGTCGGACATCAATTGTTCAATAGCAAGTTCGATAATTTAGTTAAGGTCTGTATTTAGGTCGATGTCGTTTTCATTCCTATTTCATCGTCTTCTGGCTATCATTATTATTGTTGACTCTAGAGACGTAATGTGATGAGTTTGGGTGCTTTTTCTGCCAGTTTGAAAGGCACTGGTATTTGATGCCCACTCAGGGTTGGTTCCTTACCCTAGCTCATCCAACTAGCAATTTTTAGTAACATAAGGAGAATAACGTAGTGAGCGAATTGATTGCGATCGGCTTTAAAGATGAGTTCAAAGCAGACGAAGTTTTGCTCGATCTCAAAAAGCTGGAACGAGAGTATTTGATTGATCTCGAAGATGCTGCGATCGTGGTTCGGAACAAACAAGGCAAAGTTAAAATCAAGCAAACTCAAGAACTCGTTGCCTCTGGAGCATTGTCCGGCGGCTTTTGGGGATTGCTGTTCGGAGTCATTTTTCTACATCCAATGCTGGCACTTTTCGGTGCGGCGGTCGGTGCTCTTTCTGGCGCATTGACTGACATCGGCATTGATGATGATTTCATTCGAGAAATTGGAAACACGCTAGAACCCGGCACTTCTGCGATTTTCATCCTGGTTAAAAAGTCTACTCCAGATAAGGTGCTAGACGAAATCAGCAAGTTTGAGGGTAGAGTGTTACGAACCTCTTTATCCAAAGAAGATGAAGCTAAACTGCAAGCAGCGCTGACTAAGGCTGAATCTGTAGAAGTGTAATTAGCGACAACAATCTAAGCGAGAACAGCAATTTTCTACGACTTCAACTGAAAGATATGTTTCATCAGAAGCTAGCGCAATCTACTCCATCACCTAAAACTGAAAACCCTCTACTAGAGGGTTTTAAAGTATTGGGAATCAGTGCAATTCTTGCTTTAGGCATTCGCACATTTGTTGCAGAAGCCCGTTACATTCCCTCTGGTTCAATGGAGCCAACGCTACAAATCAACGATCGCTTAATCGTCGATAAGTTGAGCTATGATTTTTCTCCCCCTCAACGCGGAGATATTGTCGTCTTCAACCCTACTCCCGCCCTCAAGCAGCAGAATTTTAAGGATGCTTTTATCAAACGAGTCGTTGGATTGCCGGGTGAAACAGTCGAAATCAGAAATGGGAGGGTCTACGTCAATGGCGCTATCTTAGATGAGACCTATGTGGCAACCCCTTCAAAGCCGTGGAATCCGGTTCTGGTTCCGCCTGATTCTTATCTAGTGCTAGGCGATAACCGCAACAACAGTTTTGACAGTCGCTATTGGGGATTTGTCCCCCGCAGCAGCATTATTGGGCGAGCGGTTTTTCGTTTTTATCCATTTGATCGCATCACCAGCCTCAATCGCCCCGTTTATGTCACCTCTCACACAAACCTCAAGGAGATACCGCAATGAATTCAGCGAATAACCAGCACGAAGATTTTGTCAATCGCTATCAGCAAGACCCAAACTCAATCCCGAATCAGGAGGTGAGCGATCGCTATCAGCAAGTTGCATCACAACTCTCTCCTACAGACTACCAACAGGTTGCACAACAAGTGTTTGCTCAACTGTCGCCAGAACAGCGAATGCAATTTGCTCAAACTTTAATCCAACAGGCACAGCAACAAGGGTACAGTTTTCCGGATGTTGACCAAGATGGAATTGACGATCGCTTACAAAATCCAAATCAATTGGCGCAAATGACCCAGCAAGCCCACCAGCAACAGCCTGGAATGATGAATCAATTGCTGAACGGCGATACACAGCAATCGCTAACGAATACTTTGAGTAGCCCAGTTGCAAAAGGAGTGATGGGAGGAATTGCAGCGTATGGGCTGTCGCGTTTACTTGGAGGCGGAAGTCGCGGTGGCGGATTGCTTGATGGTACTTTTGGCGGTGGGCATGAACAGAATAGAGAACATCAAGGTGGTTTGTTCGGTGGAATTTTAGGTAATGATAATGAACATAGTGGCGGTCATGGCAGTGGTCACGGCAGTGGTCACGGCAGTGGTCATTAATTTTCGCCAGACATTCAGCTTCTTCGAGAAGCTGAGCATGGAAACAGGAGATGCTTTCAAGCGATTTGTATGAAATCTAATTGTTGTCGTTTTATTTGGAGCAGAACCGAAAAATGCGGTAACAAGGGTAGTGTTTTACCCGAATCGTCGATGCTGATATTTCTTTATCCAGCCTAGTAGTAAGCCCGTTCCAATCAGTAAAGCACCAGAAAAGCCGTAGGGGGCGCTTGCCTGCCATGCAAACAGAACGCCCCCTAACATTGATCCTCCAACTTGTCCGAGGCTATTGGCGGCATTTTGAATGCCTAATACTGTTCCTGTATGGTGACCGCCCCGTTCTGAAATCAAAGCAGTTAAGTTTGGGGTGATCAATGCCATACCGAATGCTAATGTAGCGACTACTCCCAGCACAGTAGGAAGCGATCGCGCCGTTAGCAGCAGGAAGATTCCGCTTCCCATGAGCGTAAACCCCAGCGCAACCTGAGCGATCGTACTCACATATCGAGACAAATAGCCCACCGCAATGATTTGAAAGACTGCCATCACTGAGCCACAGACCATGAATACAAAGCCTGTTTGAACGGGACCGTATCCCATTTTTTCTTGAGCATATAAGGCAAAAACAGCTTCAAAGAGCGTGAGTCCAAACTGCGCGATCGTAGTTAAACCCAACAGCAGTAACAGTGGTTTACCGAGTTTTGTCCAATTTAATGCTGGCTGATGAGCGAGTACAGCGGCTGATTTTGATGACAACGATTCCGGCAACCAACGAAGAGCGACTAGCAGCGTTAAAAACATCAAAACTCCAGATAGAAAAAAGGGAGGAGCATAGTTTTCAACTTTTATATCGAAAAGACCCAGGGTAAAGTGTAAGTCTTCGCGAGTTGTCAAGCCACCGAAAGCCGGACCAGCAATCACTCCAAGACTCACAGATGTACCGAGCCAAGCCATTCCTTTAGCGCGATCGCGCTCAGTTGTTAAATCAGCAACATAAGCCGTAGCAGCAGGCAGCATCGCAGCAGATAGAAACCCACCAACTGCCCGAACAAGGTACAGCATTGCTACAGAAGAGGCAAACCCAAAGAGGAGTTGGGCAATGGCAGAACCAGCAATTCCGAGCAAGATTAAGGGTCGTCTGCCAACTCGATCTGACCATTGTCCCCAAAGCGGTGCTGCGATGAACTGAACGAGGGCATAAATGCTAGTTAATAAGGTCGTGTGAATGGCGATCGCCTCACGCGAAATTCCTGCTGTATGTAAATGTCTCAAGTAGAAAGGCAGTACAGGTAGGCTGACTCCGAAGCCAATCATGACCACAAACAAGCAAACAAAGAGTAAGAAAAGTCTTTTACTCATAAAATTAGGTAAAGGAGCTAATGATGATTACTATGCCGACTACGGAAGCGCCGATTTCACTGTCATGATGCTTAAACCGACAAATCCAGAGGAATGCTAACATAGCCAAAATCATTAGTCCAATTCCTAAGATTTTGGGGGGTGGGTGCAGATTGTAGAGTCTACACCCACCGCACTGAAGATTGATTGCTCTCGATGTTTACGCGACTTGTGCTACTTCCCGGAGGCTTTTAGCACAACGACGACAAGCTTCGGCGCAGCGTTTGCAGTGATCGCCGTGACCGCTGTGTTTTTCGCACTCTTGAGCGCAAAGTTCACAAGCCTTAGCACAGGCAGCACAAGCTTCAGCGCAAACACTCGACCCACGCAGCATCAGACGAGCGCAAATATCGCACAAGTCAGCACAATCGCGACAGAGCCGAATACACTCTGCCATCATTGATGCGTCACCTTGTAAGCAGGCAGTCGCACAAATCTCACACTCTTTTAGACAATCTAAGCAATCTTGAATGCAAGTGTCTAGAGTTGCAGTTGCCATAATGTACCTCTTAGTAATTTTAAAGGTTTAGTGAGAAAAGAGAAGCTCAACGACAATGATATAATAACACAAAATAGATTTAGATTGGAATAAGTTAGACAATACAAAAAATAAACAATTTACTAATTATGAGATCAATATTGTAAACAATAAAGAGATCGCTTTATAGAATGAATAAGTCAATCTCTTTAATAGAGTAAAGATTACTTAAAGCTTAAGTTTATGCCAATTGTTTACGGAACTGACGAATACTAATTATTAAGAAAAAAGCAGCGAAAATTAGTAACGCTAAAACGTTAGGATAAAGCATATCGATTCCAATTCCTTTTAGCAAAATACCGCGCAAAATGCGGATGTAATGCCGCAATGGATTGAGAATGGACAGGTAGCGGAAGAAGTCTGGCATACTATCGATCGGTGCGATCGCGCCTGAAAGTTGAATCAATGGAATATTGGCAAAAAATGCAGTCAAGACAACTTGCTGCTGGTTTTTAGAAATAGTTGCCAACAAAATGCCAATGCCAATGCCAACAAATAAATACAGACCCGACAGCAATAAAAGCACAAATAAATTCCCTCGCAATGGCACCCCAAAGACGAGTCGTGCCACTCCTAAAGCGAGTAAAAACGTCCCCATCAGCAGTACAAACAACGGCACAATTTTCGCTAACAGAATTTCCCAAATAGCGGCAGGAGTCATCAACAACTGCTCCAACGTTCCTACATCTTTTTCACGGATAACTGTGAGCGCAGAAACAAGCGAACTAACGAGCGTGAGGGTAATCCCAATGACTCCCGGTACAAAAAACCACCCACTGATTAAGCCAGGATTATACAAAAACGTATGGGCGGGACGAATTAAAGGTGGAGCAACAGTAGGCAATAATTGACGACCTTGTTGCTGAAGCATACGAAGCAGATAACCACTGGCAATGCCTGCTGTATTTGCATCAACTCCATCCACCAGAATCTGGAGATCTGCGGGCTTACTCTGATCTAACTGTCGCTTAAAGGTCGGCGGAATAATTAAGCCAACGGTAACGTTTCCCTCCCGCACCTGTTCACCGAGTTTAGCTTGACTGGACTGATACTGCTTAACCACAAACACTTTATTCTCAGTGAGTGCAGCAACCAGTTCCCGGCTTTCGCTAACGTTGGCGTAGTCTACAACGCCTAAGTTAATTTTGGTGATGTCGGGGTTAAGAGCAAACCCGTAAAGCAAAATTTGCAGGATCGGAGCAAGGGTCAACAAAACAACTAGCTCTTTGCTGCGAAGAATTTCTTGAACCTCCTTAACGACTAGCGATAAGAAAGATTCAGGGATAAGAGAGCGGAGGCGTTTAACAAACATTTTGGAAGCTAGAAGGTAAGAGGATAGGGAGCTTTGAGGGTTGAAGAGCCAAGAAATTTAGCATTGCTGACCATTGATGCTCGATCGTATAACTCAGCATTGATTCGCTCATTCGCTGGATAGCTGCATCTTGCGTAATCCCCAACGGGCAACGACAAAGAGAATCAGCCCTAAAATTGCAATCATTAGCATCGCAAACCAAATGCCACGCCAGCCTGTTCCCCGCACAAACGCATCGCGGCTAATTTGAATGAAATACCGCGCTGGAACAATGTCAGCTAAATGGATCAAGGGAAACGGAATATTGTTAATTGGGTAAATAAAGCCAGACAGTAAAAGCGCAGTCATGAAGCCTGTTAAGGAGACGGCTTGAATCGTAGAAATTAGATCTTTGGCTCGCGTGCCAATCGTCAGACCAAACATTACACTAGCTGCTAAATACAACGGTGTGCTGACTAAAAGGGGAATCGGGTCGCCCGCAAAGCCAAGTTTGAAAATGAAAGCGCCAACTAACATAAGAACGATCGCTTCACCGACAGCCACAAGAAGATACGCTAATCCTTTGCCCAAAATTAGCTCACCAGCCGTCATGTTTGTGGAATAGACCTGGATAATATTGCCCTTCTCTTTTTCGCGCACCATCGACATTGCAGCTAACAATGAGGGAAATACCCAGAGGAGAAAGCCAAATACGCCCGGTACAATGTAGAGCGATTCTTTGCGTCCTGGATTAAACCAGATTCGCAAATGAGGCGCGAGTGGATTACGTTCAGGTTCTAAGCTAGCCGCCGCTAAGAAAGCAGTGGTCGTGGCATGAATGCTATTTTGGATAACTCTGGCGTTATTGGTATCTGTGCCATCGACCAAGACTTGCACATCGCTGCCCTGCCCGGATCTGATCTTGCTGCTGAAGTTGGGTGGAATGATGACGATCGCTTTTGCAAACCCATGATCTAGAGCATGAACTGCTGGATCACCGCCGGGATAGGACGTTGCTTGAAACTGATTGGTTGTGAACAATCGCTCAATATAGCTGCGACTGAGGGGAGTATTGTTTAGATCTTGTACGACGATCGGGATATTTTTTGCCTCTAGCCGAATGGCAAAACTCAAAATGAACAGAGAAATCAATGGCAACAGAAACGCCAGAGCAACCGTGAGCCGATCGCGACGAAACTGCGCCAATTCTTTCACACACTGCACTAAAATTCGTTTCATGATGTTCGGGCGCGTTGTACGACTCCAATAAAGGCATCTTCAAGCGAAAAGGGAATGGGACGCAGAGAATGAATCGTGAGATTGGCAGCGTTGAGACGCGATCGCACGGTGGGAATGTCTAGATCGGGGTCATCCACAACAAGGTGTAAGCGATCGGCAAAGATCGAAACTCGCCAAGACTCCATCTGCTGTTTGAGTAGATTAGAAGCCGCTTGCGTTTGGTCAATGATCACTTCAATTAACTGTCCCGGTTGGGAGGCTTTAATCTGGCTTGGCGACCCTTCTATAACAATTTTGCCCGCTACCATAAAGCTCATTCGATTGCACTGTTCAGCTTCTTCTAGATAATGGGTGGTGACTAAAATTGCAGTGCCATTGCGAGCAAAATCATTGATTAATTTCCAAAATTGACGACGTGCGAGTGGATCAACGCCAGAGGTCGGCTCGTCGAGAAATAGAATGTCGGGTTCGTGCATCACCGAGGCACCAAAGGCAACGCGCTGTTTCCATCCGCCGGGAAGCTGTCCGGTAATCAGAGTTTCTCGTCCTTCGAGTCCGCAGGTGGCGATTACCCAATCGATTTTTTCGCGTCTAAGTTTGCGAGGCACGCCATATACGCCGCTGTAAAATTCCAAGTTTTGCAAAATCGTTAAGTCGTCGTAGAGGGTGAATTTTTGGCTCATGTATCCGATGCGTCGTCGGAGTTCGCGACTGCGAAGATTGCCGCGTTCCCCTCCCAGAGCAATATCGCCAGAACTCGCGGGTAGTAATCCACACAGCATTTTAATCGTGGTCGTTTTTCCGGCTCCGTTGGCTCCGAGTAAGCCAAAAATTTCACCGTATCGCACTTCGACATTGACGTTCTTAACGGCTTGAAAGCTGCCAAAATTCCGATTTAGATGGTGAGAATAGATCGCAAAATCGGAGTGAGAATCTTGAGGAATGGTGCGATTGCCACCTCGCGATCGAGGAAACTCAAAAACCTGTGGTGCTGATCCCTGCTGACGCAATCGAGTTACAAATACGTTTTCTAGCGTCGGTTCAGCACGCTCAATCGTGGCGGTTTGCAGGTGATGTTGGCGAAACAATTCTCGCAACTCCGCTTCTCCTGTTGTGGGATTGCTTACCAGCACATCTAAGCGATCGCCAAAGGTTTGCACATCTACGATTGCATTGGATTCAGAAGGCGCAGTCAGGACTTGCTCTACGGACTGCAATTGGGACGTATGCACTTCGAGGCGATGCAATCCTAAACTGTTTCTCAACTCAGCAGGAGTGCCGATTTGTTGAATTTGCCCGCCATACATTAGCGCAATGCGATCGCAGCGTTCTGCCTCATCGAGATAGGGAGTTGCCACCACGATCGTCACTCCTTCTTCTGACGATAGCGCCGCCAACACATCCCAAAACTCACGTCGCGAGACAGGATCAACGCCCGTCGTCGGTTCGTCGAGCAACAACACTTGAGGCTGAGACACGAGCGCACAGCACAAAGCAAGTTTTTGTTTCATACCGCCCGATAGCGCTCCGGCAAGACGATCGCTAAACTTCTCTAAGTTCATCAACCGCAGATATTTTTCGCGCCGCTCAGAAAATTGGCGATCGGGCACTTGTCTGAGTCCGCTTACATAGCGCAAATTTTCGTCAATGCTGAGATCGAGATAGAGCGAAAATTGCTGCGTCAGGTAGCCGATTTTGAGTCGCGCATCGCGTGGCGGTTGCCCCAAAACTTGCACATTTCCGGTAGTCGCCTCCATGACTCCGCCGAGAATGTGAAACGTAGTCGTTTTGCCTGCACCATCAGGTCCAATTAGTCCAAACACTTCGCCGCGCTTTACGAAGAACTCAATGCCTCGAACGGCTGCCAATTGATCGTAGTGTTTGTGCAATTCAAACACGCGAATTACATCGTCTGAAGATGCAGGCTCAATCGATCGAGCTTTTGCAATTTGGGTATTTGGCACCGTTTTCTGAGTCATTAGAAAC
It includes:
- a CDS encoding ABC-2 type transporter (similar to AA sequence:cyanobase_aa:Cyan7425_4677); this encodes MKRILVQCVKELAQFRRDRLTVALAFLLPLISLFILSFAIRLEAKNIPIVVQDLNNTPLSRSYIERLFTTNQFQATSYPGGDPAVHALDHGFAKAIVIIPPNFSSKIRSGQGSDVQVLVDGTDTNNARVIQNSIHATTTAFLAAASLEPERNPLAPHLRIWFNPGRKESLYIVPGVFGFLLWVFPSLLAAMSMVREKEKGNIIQVYSTNMTAGELILGKGLAYLLVAVGEAIVLMLVGAFIFKLGFAGDPIPLLVSTPLYLAASVMFGLTIGTRAKDLISTIQAVSLTGFMTALLLSGFIYPINNIPFPLIHLADIVPARYFIQISRDAFVRGTGWRGIWFAMLMIAILGLILFVVARWGLRKMQLSSE
- a CDS encoding ABC-2 type transporter family protein (similar to AA sequence:cyanobase_aa:LBDG_26950), with translation MFVKRLRSLIPESFLSLVVKEVQEILRSKELVVLLTLAPILQILLYGFALNPDITKINLGVVDYANVSESRELVAALTENKVFVVKQYQSSQAKLGEQVREGNVTVGLIIPPTFKRQLDQSKPADLQILVDGVDANTAGIASGYLLRMLQQQGRQLLPTVAPPLIRPAHTFLYNPGLISGWFFVPGVIGITLTLVSSLVSALTVIREKDVGTLEQLLMTPAAIWEILLAKIVPLFVLLMGTFLLALGVARLVFGVPLRGNLFVLLLLSGLYLFVGIGIGILLATISKNQQQVVLTAFFANIPLIQLSGAIAPIDSMPDFFRYLSILNPLRHYIRILRGILLKGIGIDMLYPNVLALLIFAAFFLIISIRQFRKQLA
- a CDS encoding hypothetical protein (protein of unknown function DUF326;~similar to AA sequence:cyanobase_aa:PCC7424_0182) gives rise to the protein MATATLDTCIQDCLDCLKECEICATACLQGDASMMAECIRLCRDCADLCDICARLMLRGSSVCAEACAACAKACELCAQECEKHSGHGDHCKRCAEACRRCAKSLREVAQVA
- a CDS encoding hypothetical protein (similar to AA sequence:cyanobase_aa:tll1655) — encoded protein: MSELIAIGFKDEFKADEVLLDLKKLEREYLIDLEDAAIVVRNKQGKVKIKQTQELVASGALSGGFWGLLFGVIFLHPMLALFGAAVGALSGALTDIGIDDDFIREIGNTLEPGTSAIFILVKKSTPDKVLDEISKFEGRVLRTSLSKEDEAKLQAALTKAESVEV
- a CDS encoding ABC transporter related (similar to AA sequence:cyanobase_aa:Npun_F1933), with product MTQKTVPNTQIAKARSIEPASSDDVIRVFELHKHYDQLAAVRGIEFFVKRGEVFGLIGPDGAGKTTTFHILGGVMEATTGNVQVLGQPPRDARLKIGYLTQQFSLYLDLSIDENLRYVSGLRQVPDRQFSERREKYLRLMNLEKFSDRLAGALSGGMKQKLALCCALVSQPQVLLLDEPTTGVDPVSRREFWDVLAALSSEEGVTIVVATPYLDEAERCDRIALMYGGQIQQIGTPAELRNSLGLHRLEVHTSQLQSVEQVLTAPSESNAIVDVQTFGDRLDVLVSNPTTGEAELRELFRQHHLQTATIERAEPTLENVFVTRLRQQGSAPQVFEFPRSRGGNRTIPQDSHSDFAIYSHHLNRNFGSFQAVKNVNVEVRYGEIFGLLGANGAGKTTTIKMLCGLLPASSGDIALGGERGNLRSRELRRRIGYMSQKFTLYDDLTILQNLEFYSGVYGVPRKLRREKIDWVIATCGLEGRETLITGQLPGGWKQRVAFGASVMHEPDILFLDEPTSGVDPLARRQFWKLINDFARNGTAILVTTHYLEEAEQCNRMSFMVAGKIVIEGSPSQIKASQPGQLIEVIIDQTQAASNLLKQQMESWRVSIFADRLHLVVDDPDLDIPTVRSRLNAANLTIHSLRPIPFSLEDAFIGVVQRARTS
- a CDS encoding major facilitator transporter (similar to AA sequence:cyanobase_aa:Npun_R2031); protein product: MSKRLFLLFVCLFVVMIGFGVSLPVLPFYLRHLHTAGISREAIAIHTTLLTSIYALVQFIAAPLWGQWSDRVGRRPLILLGIAGSAIAQLLFGFASSVAMLYLVRAVGGFLSAAMLPAATAYVADLTTERDRAKGMAWLGTSVSLGVIAGPAFGGLTTREDLHFTLGLFDIKVENYAPPFFLSGVLMFLTLLVALRWLPESLSSKSAAVLAHQPALNWTKLGKPLLLLLGLTTIAQFGLTLFEAVFALYAQEKMGYGPVQTGFVFMVCGSVMAVFQIIAVGYLSRYVSTIAQVALGFTLMGSGIFLLLTARSLPTVLGVVATLAFGMALITPNLTALISERGGHHTGTVLGIQNAANSLGQVGGSMLGGVLFAWQASAPYGFSGALLIGTGLLLGWIKKYQHRRFG
- a CDS encoding leader peptidase I (similar to AA sequence:cyanobase_aa:MAE23650) translates to MFHQKLAQSTPSPKTENPLLEGFKVLGISAILALGIRTFVAEARYIPSGSMEPTLQINDRLIVDKLSYDFSPPQRGDIVVFNPTPALKQQNFKDAFIKRVVGLPGETVEIRNGRVYVNGAILDETYVATPSKPWNPVLVPPDSYLVLGDNRNNSFDSRYWGFVPRSSIIGRAVFRFYPFDRITSLNRPVYVTSHTNLKEIPQ
- a CDS encoding N-acetylmuramoyl-L-alanine amidase (similar to AA sequence:cyanobase_aa:PCC7424_3123), whose translation is MAWLRLTKTALYLMKSGDACYVDKVNLTGEKRNQVRIPTKWFTGNDAPGAMVIEDIEPPACSISGGSPSTPTTRPLTGKKVVLDPGHGEDGDKGAISGGRTEAGETLKQARLIQGILQARGASVTIVENTRNLSLDQIGALGAGADCFVSVHLNSFNQTVQGHEVLIDRNGTDADLRFATAISQELDRSLDIPNRGVKRQGLAVLRAVPLPVPAVLVESFFLDATPTNQVDEWIQKSAQAIARGIEQFLT